One Burkholderia gladioli genomic window, GCGGGCGTGACATGCCAGGGGCTGAATTGCTCAGTCATCGAATGGGTTCCTTGTAAAGGCATCGCGGGCGAGCGATGCGTTGCGAGTTTGGTGAAAGGGGGAATCGACCATGACCACGGCGGTGGTAGTGGGCGCGGCGAACGCCGTTTGCGCCGCTGACTGGGCGCGAAAGCGACATGCGCGGGCGGTCGGCACGACTGTTGTGGTTCGTGGCGACGGATGGCGCAATCGGCGTTTTCTCCCTCGATATGGCTCCGTCGAGGCAAGGCGCCAAGCCTTGTTTTTAAGTAGTGGCCACTATATTATTTGGCGAACGATGATGCAAGGATTTTTGTAGTGGCCACTAATTTAAATTCTGCAGCCAGGCCGGGGCGTGGTCGTCCACGCATGTTCGATCCCGACACGGCACTTGCGGTTGGTCAGCGCCTGTTTCATATGACCGGCTATGACGCAGTAGGCCTGAGTGCGCTGACGGCCACACTGGGCATCACGCCGCCGAGCTTCTATGCCGCGTTCGGCAGCAAGGCGAAATTCTTCGAACACGTGCTGGAGCGATATGCGAGCACCGAGCTGCCGCTGGCCGGCATCCTGCAGCCGCATCGATCGCCGACGGAGGCGCTCGTGGATTTGCTCGAACTTGCGGCGCACCGTTATGCTCACGATCCCCAATGCACCGGCTGTCTTGTCCTCGAAGCAGCGCGCGGTCACGCGCAAAGCGAGAGCGCGCTGCTCGCGCGCCGGATCGCTGAGCGGCGTCGCGCGGAAATTCGCGCGTTCGTGGCGAGGACACATCCTCGCCGCGCCGATGCGGTGACGGATTACGTGTCGACAGTGATGTCGGGCTTGTCGGGAATGGCGCGCGAGGGGATGCCGGAAGCACGCTTGGTCAAGGTGGCGAGGGCGACGGGAGCCGGGCTCGCGGCGCTGCTGGACTGAGTATCGATCAGTCAGCGTTTGCGTCCCGCGCTTCGGGCAGAACGAGCCGTTCCCACCGGATCCTATCCAGGGGGAAAGCGACGCCGGGTGCACGACAAAACGCTCGCACGGCATGCGCGCACGTCATCCGGAGTTTCGGAATCGAGCGGCGCGGAATTATTTGAAGCCGGTGGACCTTGTCCCGAAGCGGCTGGCCCATGGAACGAGCGAATCGAGCCCCGGCGATTCAACTTCGGGTGCTTGCGCGCCGTCTACCAGGCCTAGACCGATGCGATTATGCCAATACGTGCGTAAGCCGACCTCGGCGGTGCCGAACATGTTCGAACAGCGCGTCGAACTGCTGTATCAGGTCTGCGCCGCGCCGGCACAGCAACTGGCCCTCCTCGGTGAATCTCAGCGTGCGTGCCGTGCGGTCGACCAGCCGCGTAGCCAGCTTCTTTTCGAGTTGCTGCAGCCGCTGCGTGACCGCAGACGGCGACAGCCCGAGTTTTCGGGAGGCGGCCGTGAGACTTCCACTGTCCTGAATCACGAGCAGGAAACGAATGTCGGCGGAGTCGGCCATATCGGTAGCTTCAGGTTCGAGAGTCGGCAAGATTAAATCGCCCGGAAAAGGTATTCAAGCACGGTCACTTCCATGCGACGGTATCTGTCACTTGTGAGTTGCGTGTGCCGAGCGAGCAGGGGCGAGGAGGAGCGAAAGCTTGTCCAGATCCAGCGCCATGCCGGGCAGGGCTTCCGTGTCCAGTACAAGCATCACGATGCATGACGAGAAATTGCGGAAACCGAGTAGCGCGAGATAGGTGCGCAGCGTCGAGATACCGGCCGGCGTGAAAGCGATCAAGGCGGTCAGCCACTATTGGGCCGATACAGCCAGCATGAAGTACTCGCCGTGGCGAGCGGTGGATCCGGGTGGCGCTCGACTCCGCCACGGCGATCCCCGACAATGACGATCCATCCGGTGCATCCACCACCAGCCATGTCGAGAATCCGAGAATTCGCCGTCCTCCTGAGCATCGCGCTGCTTGCCTCGCGCGCGCTGGCGGCTTCGCCCGCTCCCACCGCATCCTCCACGTCGTCCGCTCCCGTCGTGATGGTGCATTTCACTTTCTACGAACGCGAGCTGCCGCGGTTGCGCCAGCTCGAGCAAGCCTTGCGCGTGCAAATCGAGCGCGCGCAGGCGGGCGAGCTTGGCGAGACCGAATTGCATCTGGACGGCAACGACGGCTACCTGTACATGTACGGCTCCGACGCCGACCGGCTGTATGCGCTCGTCAGTGCCACGCTGAGAGCTTCGCGGCTGATGCGAGGTGCCGAAGTCACGCAGTGGCGCGGTGCCGGCAGCAGGACCTTCCCGCTCCATCCCGCCACCGGCGGTTGAGCCGGTTCGCGATACGATCGCGAGCATCGCGGCATCGCGCGCCCCGCCGATCGCATTGACCTCGCGGCAGCACTCGCGGTACAACGATGCAGCGCCGCGATCACGACGGTGCGATCGACCGGCGAGCGCATCGGTTTCCCCGTGCCGGTCCCATGTCAATAACGAAAAGAGAGGGCCGTGTGGTGACGAACGACTACACACTGGCACCGCACGATGCGGCCGACACGCATCGCGGTACCGACGCGACGATTCCATGGTGCGAACGCGCGACGCATATCCACGTATTCAACGGCGACGCGGACGGCCTTTGCGCCCTGCAGCAGCTTCGGCTCGTCGAAGGCGAGGGCAGTGCGCTCGTGACGGGCGTCAAGCGCGACATTCGCCTGCTCGCGCGCGTGAATGCCGATGCGGATTGTTGCGTGACGGTGCTCGACCTGTCGCACGACAGCAATCGCGACGACGTCGCCCGGTTGCTCGCGGGCGGCGCCGCGATTCGCTATTTCGACCACCACTTCGCGGGCAGCGTGCCGTCTCATCCCGCGCTGCAGGCGCATATCGATACGAGTACCAATGTTTGCACCAGCACGCTGGTCGACCGTTATCTCGGCGGGCGTCATGCGCAATGGGCGGTGGCCGCGGCCTTCGGCGATTCGCTGCCGCGGCTCGGCGCGGCGCTCGCGCATCGCCATGCACTCGCCGCCGACACCGTGGAGGCGCTCGCGCTGCTGGGACGCTGCCTCAACTACAACGCTTACGGCGACGATCCGGCCGATCTGTTCTATGCGCCCGAGGTGCTGGCCGAGGCGATGTTGCCCTATGCCGATCCACTCGCCTTCGTGGCCGGCACCGGCATCCTGGCGGTGTTGGCCGAGGGTTACCGCAGCGACCTGCACGAGGCCTGCGCGGTGCAGCCCGAATACGATCTGCCGGGTGTCGCGATGCTGGTGCTGCCTTCGCAGCGCTGGGCGCGCCGTGTGAGCGGCGTGCTGGCCAACGAGCTGATGCAGCAGCGGCCCGGGCGCGCGCTCGCCGTGCTGAGCCCGCGGCGCGGCGGCGGCTACGTGGTGAGCGTGCGCGTGCCGGCCGGCAGGCAGCACGGGGCGGACGATTTCTGTCGCGGTTTCGCGACCGGTGGGGGGCGCAAGCTTGCCGCCGGCATCAATCACCTGGCCGAATGCGACGTCGATCGCTTCGCCAGCGAGTTCCGCGGCACCTACGCCGACTAAGCGATCCTCCCCCGCGCGATCGGGCGCCCGGTGCTGGCCCGCGCGTTCGTCACCCCGAGCTACGCCACTGCGCCCTATGAACCTGTCCAATCCGATTTCACGATCGCTGCGCGCGATCGCCTTCAGCCTGGCCTGCGCCGCGTGCGTGCCGGCCCATGGCTACGAATTCTATGCACTCGGCGACAGCCTGACCGACAACGGCCGGGTGGTCAGGCTGACCGGAATCCTGCCCAACGCCACTTCCACGATCTTCCGCGACGGCCGCTCGTCCGACGGCCCGGTCTGGGCGGAATACCTGCCGGGCCTGATCGGCGCGAACTTCAGGGCGGACGACGACTATGCGATCAACGGCGCGCTGAGCGGCCACGGCGGCTACCTGAACATCGTGGCGAACCAGCCGGCCTGGCGCAACATGCCGGGCTTCATCGACCAGGTGGACGAGTTGCTGGCGGCGCATCCACGGCTCGGCGCCAACGATCTGGTCGGCATCTGGATCGGCACCAACGACCAGGACCTGACCAAGGCCGCGCTCAACGGCATCGAGCCGTTCCTCGGCGTGCCGCGGCCGACCGACATCGCGCAGATGAGCGCCTATACGCTGTCGAACCTGAACACGCAGTTGCAGCGGCTGGTCGATGCGGGCGCCCGGCAGTTCGTGGTCCTGAACCTCAACGACGACGCGGGAAGCCGGCCCGGCTACGTCGACTACAACGGCAAGCTGCCCGGCGAGCTCGCGCAGTTCTCGCGGCGCGGCGTGAATGTGCATCTGTTCGACGTCGCCGGGCTGCTCAACCAGATGCGCGCGAACCCGTCGGCCTACGGGCTCAACGATACCCCGGAGGTGCAATGCCGCGCCGTGCCGGCCTGCAATACCGGCTCGGTGGCGGTGCAGAACACCTATCTGACCGCCGACGGCACCCATGTCATGACCAGCGTCCACCAATACATCGCGCGTTACATCGCCAACCAGCTCGATGCCCCGGCCGCGCTCTCCACCGCCCCCGAGATGGGGCTCGACGCGGTGCGCGCCAGCACGCAGCAGGCGCTCGCGATGGCCGAAGGCGGCGCCGGCGGCCCGGCACGCGCGATGCTGTCCGAGCGCGTGTCGATCGCGGTGGCGGGCGGCTACACGCGCGACTTCCATGGCGCGGCGAAGGGCATCGATGCATTCGACAGCAACGTCGAGAATTTCTCGGTCGGCGCCGAGTATCGCCTGTCGGGCGTCTCGCGGATCGGCGCGGTGTTGTCGAGCGGCAATGCCGGCGCCTGGCTCGACAACGGGCAGGGCGAACTCGGCCTGCATGCCTATCGCCTCGGCGTCTATCATGCGTTCGATCGCGCCGGGCTGTTCACCCGCGTGTACGTGGGCGCCGGCTGGGAGCGCTACCGGCTCGAGCGGACCGCGGTGCTCGCGCCGTCGCTCGACGGCGGCACCAGCGGCTTCGATTTCGGCGCCGTGTTCAAGCTCGGTTATCTGTACCCGCTCGGTGTTGCGAGGCTTGGGCCGGTGGCCGACATCGGCTACCAGCAGCTCGTCATGCGCGGCTACACCGAAACCGGCGATCCGATCCTGGTGCAGAACGTCGGCGTGCAGCGCCTCAAAGGCGCGAGCGGCGGGGCCGGGCTGCGCATGACGCTGCCGCTCGCCGCGGCCGGGCTGCGCGGCGGCGAGTTCGAGGTCGAGGCCGCCCTGCGCCACGACGCCTTCGACAGCCGCACGCTCGAAACCTCGCAGCGCTATGCGCCGGCCTTGCCGATCGAGACGGCGGTGGATGGCGCCAGCGCGACCTACGGCCGGCTGTCGATGGCGGCGAGCTTCCAGGCGAACCGCTACTGGCGCGGCAAGCTCGGCCTGCTGACCGATTTCGGCAACGCCCGGCGCCGCAGCTACGACCTGTTCGCTACGCTCGGCGCATCGTTCTAGGCGCCGCGCTAGGAATCGGAGGGCGTGAGCGGCGCGGTGCGCGGCGGGTTTGCGCGGCAGACATGGCGGATCGACAGGAACAGCGCAGCCGCCACCGCCAGCCCCAGCGCGCCGATCACGAGCACCGGCGAGAACGCGACGGTGGAGGCGGTGACCAGGCCGGCCACCGGCAGGAACGCGGTGGTGACCGAGGTCGTGGCGCCGATACCCTGGGCGATCTGGCTGGCCGGGATCAGTTCGTAGCGCATGTGGCGAAAGAAGATGCCATACAGAGCGCTGCCGACGATCAGCAAGCCGAACGCCACGCAGAACGCCCAGGGCCCGACGTCGAGCGCGCACAGCGCGGCGGCCGCCGCGAGGCTGGCGGTGCCGAGCGTGCCGAAATCGGCGGGCGGCCGGCGTCCGGCGAGGCGCGGCACGAGGATGCACAGCGCGAACGAAATCGTGCCGCCGACGAAGCTCGGCAAGGCGCTGTAGGCGATCGGCATGCGGTAGTGGCCGATCATGACCGGCGCGATCAGCGATTGGAACACCCCGAACAGCACGTTCAGCAAGCCGGCGGCGAGAGTGAGCGTGAGCAGGCGCGCGTTCGCCGCGAGCGTCGCGAAGCGCCGCCATTCCTCGGCCGGCGTCCATCTGTCGAGGATGGCGGCGGCCAGGATCGAGGTGGCGCCGCGCCACGCGAACGATGCGGCCAGCACGAGCGCGTAGCCGAGCGCGAGGCCGTCGATCGCCGCGAGCGGCGAGAGATGCGCGACGGCCAGCGCCGCCGCGCCCGGACCCACCAGCCGCGCCAGCGGCTCCAGCAACTGCGAGCGGATCTGGAAGCCTTGCAGCGTCCCGGGTTCGAGCCGTCGAGCCGCGCTCGCCTCGTAGTACACCAGCGTCATCCCCGAACACAGCGACACCGCGCTCGAGAGGGTCCAGCCGTATTGCGTGCGGCCCAGCACCGCCCAGGCGAGCATCAGCACGACGCGCAATATCTCGACGAGGTAGACCAGCCACTTGCCCTTGCTGCGATCGACGATCGAGCCGAAGATCGGCGAGAGCAGCGCGCGCGGCAGGAATTCCACGAAGTAGGCGATACCGACGGCGAGGGTGCTGCCGCTGCTCTGCTCGTATACCAGCAGCGGCAGGGTGAAGGCCTTCGCGTAGTCGAGCGCGAGCGTGGCCACGCGCAGCAGCGTGAAAGGCAGGTCGCGCTCGCCGTCAGGCTGCGCGCTGCACGAGGGTGGCGGGGCGGAGCGGGGCACGCCGGCCTAGCGTCCCTGAAGGCCGGCCGCGTCCCCCGCTCGCCGCGCCGCTCGAATCGTCAGCGGGCCGCGGCGCTCGCCACCGCGCGCGCCAGGTCGGCGAACAGGCGCTCGCGCTCGGCGCGCGAGGCACGCGAGGCGCTCAGGAAGGCGGCAATCACGAGCCGGTGTCCGTCGGGCCAGGTGAGGATGCCGATATCGTTGAACGCGGCGGTGGTGCCGTTGACCGTCAGCGAGGTGCCGCACTTGTCGGCGAACGTGACGCCGGGCGGCAGGCCGGCGCGCAGCCGGCGCGGCTGCGTCTGATCCCGCAGCAGCCCGAGCAGGCGCCGCGTGGCGGTGGGTGGGAGCAGCTCGCCGCCGGCCAGCTTGCGCAGGAATTCGGCCGCGGCCAGCGGCGTGGTGCGGTTGCGCGGGTCGGCCAGGTAGGCGTCGAGGCCGCCCTGCAGGCGCCGGCTGCGTTGCTGCGCGCTTTCCGCGGGCGGCGGGGCCGGAGATGCGCCGAGATTGCCGAAGATCCGCGAGACCTCGCCCTCGTCCATGTCGACACGCATGCCCTCGATGCCATGCGCGCGCAGCCAGCCGGTGACGACGGCCGGGCCGCCCACGGCTCGCAGCAGCGCATCCGCGGCGGTGTTGTCGCTGTCGCTGACGGCCGCGCGCAGCAGCGTGTCGACCGTGAAGCTCATCTGCTGGCCCTGGAAGGTTTCGCGAATTGGGCTGTGGCCGCCGCGCAGCTGGTCGCGCGTGATCGTGATGCGCTGCCCGAGCGGCAACCTGCCCTGTTCCGCGAGGTCCAGCACGGTGGCGCCGAGCGGCGCCTTGAAGACGCTCATCATGGGAAACGGCAGCGTGCCGTTGACCTGCCAGCGGGCGGGCCGCTCCAGGTCCAGCACGACCACGCCCAGCGTGCCGGGGCGCGCGGCCTGCGCGAAGCGCTCGAGCGTGGCCTGCAGCGCGTCGTGGCGCGCATCGCCGGCTCGTGCGGCGCCCGTCGCGGCCGGCGTGCCGGCGCAGGCCGGCGGCGCGGCCAGCACGGCGCAGACGATGCTGCCCGCGGCGGCGCGCAGGACGGCGGATAGCCAATGCATGTTCATCGATCTCCATTCCGGTTGACGGCCCGCGGCGGCCGCGCGCCGCGATGCGGCGGGCCGCCTGCGCGAACGCCGCCCGGGTCGCGGGCGGCGCCTCGGCGCGGGAGCGGGCCAGGGCAGGCCCTCTATGGTAGATCAGGTCGATCATGGATCGGCGCGTCCGGCGGACTCAATCCTGGGTGATGCCTTGCCGGGCCGGCTGCTGCGTCGAATACGCGTTGCGCCGGCGGAACCAGGCCGCGAGCCGGTTGGACAGGGCGTCGAGGTAGAGATAGATGACGGGCGTGGTGAACAGGGTGAGCGCCTGGCTGACGATCAGGCCGCCCACCATCGCGTAGCCGAGCGGGCGGCGCAGCTCCGAGCCGATGCCGTCGGCGATGATCAGCGGCAGCGCGCCGAACAGGGCGGTCATGGTGGTCATCATGATGGGACGGAAGCGCAGCAGGCTGGCATTGCGGATCGCCTCGTACGAGCTCATGCCCTGTTCGCGCGTCGCCACGATGGCGAAGTCCACCATCATGATGCCGTTCTTCTTCACGATGCCGATCAGCAGGATCACGCCGATCAGGGCGATCAGGTTGAAGTCGTACTTGAACAGCCAGAGCGTGGCAATCGCGCCGACGCCGGCCGACGGCAGTGTGGAAAGGATGGTCCACGGATGCACGAAGCTGCCGTACAGCGCGCCGAGCACCAGGTAGGCGACGATTAGCGCCGCCACGATCAGCATCGGCATGGTCGAGAGCGTGCTCTGGAACGCCTGCGCCGTACCCTGGAACGCGCTGATGATGGCGGGCGGCAGGTTCATCGCCGCCAGGGCCGTGTCGATGGCGGCGGTCGCCTCGCCCAGCGAAACCCCCGGCGCGAGGTTGAAGCTGATCGTCACCGACGGGAAGTGCGCCTGGTGGTTGATCGACAGCGGCTGGGTGGTGTCGGTGGTCCAGCGTGCCACCGCCGACAGCGGCACCTGCTCGCCCGAGGGCGACTTCAGGTACATCTTGTCGAGCGTGGACGGGTCGCGCTGCAGCGAGGGCAGCGCCTCCATCACCACCTTGTAGGTCGAGAGCTGGGTGAAGTACTGGCCGATCTGACGCGAGCCGAACGCGTCGTAGAGGGTGCCGTCGATGGCCTGCGGCGTCAGTCCGTATCGCGCGGCCTGGTCGCGGTCGATGCGGATGCTCAGCGCGGAGCCGTTGACCTGCTGGTCGCTCGCCACGTCACGCAGCTGCGGCAGGTCCGAGAGGCGCGCCAGCACCCGCGGCGACCATCCCGTGAGCAGCCCCACATCGGCGCTCTGCAGCGTGAGCTGGTATTGCGTGCGCGCGAGCCGCGCGCCGATGATCAGGTCCTGGGCGGCCTGCAGGTACATGCGCACGCCCGCCACCTTGGCGAATTGCGGGCGCAGCCGGCGGATCACCTCGTCGGCGCTGGCGTCGCGCTGGCCGCGCGGCTTGAGCGTGATGTACCAGCGGCCGTTGTTGACGGTGGTGCCCGCGTAGGCGCTGCCGCCGACGGCCATCTGGCAGTGCTCGACCGCCGGATCGGCGCGGATGATGGCGGCCAGCGCCGCCGAGTGGCGCGCCATGTCCTCGACGGAGATGGTCTGCGAGGCCTCGGACACGCCGGTGATCACGCCGGTGTCCTGCTGCGGGAAAAAGCCCTTCGGGATGCCCGCGTAGAGCAGCACCGACGCGGCCACCGAGGCGAAGAACAGGCACAGGGTGAGGAAGCGGTGCGTCAGCGCCACGTCGAGCGCGCGCTCGTAACCGCGCGCGAGGCGCGCGAAGGCGCGCTCGAAGCGGCTGGGCCGCCGGGCCCGTTCGGCATCGCTGGCGCCCCCGCGCAGCATGTAGGCGGCCATCATCGGCGTGAGCGTGAGCGAGACGAAGGCCGACACCAGGATGGTCATCGACAGCGTCACCGCGAATTCGCGGAACATCCGTCCGATGATGCCGCCCATCAGCAGCAGCGGCAGCAGCACGGCCACCAGCGAGATGCTGATCGAGGCGATCGTGAAGCTGGTCTCGTCGAGCCCCTTGAGCGCGGCGCGCATCGGCGGCTCGCCGTGCTCCACGTGGCGCGCGATGTTCTCCACCATCACGATCGCGTCGTCCACCACGAAGCCCACCGCGATCGTCATCGCCATCAGCGAGATGTTGTCGAGGCTGTAGCCGCAGGCCCACATCAGCGCGCAGGCGCCGAGCAGCGACACCGGCACGGTGATGGCGGGAATCATGGTGGTGCGCGCGCTGCCGAGGAAGGCGTAGATCACCACCACCACCAGCACCACGTTGAGCAGCAGGGTCAGCTCGATGTCGAGCAGCGAGGCGCGGATGGTCTGGGTGCGGTCGGCCAGGATGCGCACCTTCAGCGACGGCGGCAGCGACGCGGTCAGCTCCGGCAGGCGCGCGCGGATCTGGTCGACGGTGGCCACGGTGTTCGCGCCGGGCTTCTTGTAGATGCCGACCGAGACCGCGCGCTTGCCGTCGATCCAGGCCGCCAGCGTGTTGTCCTCGGGGCCGAGCACGGCGCGCCCGATGTCGCGCACGCGGATCGGCGCGCCGTCGCGATAGGCGACGATCGCCTCGTTCCACTGCGCGGGCTGGGTGAGCTGGCCGTCGGTGTAGATCGTGTAGGAGCGCGTGGCGCCGTTGAAGATGCCTTTCGGATTGACGCCCGAGAGCGCCGCCAGCGCGTGGCGCACCTCCTCCGAGGACAGGCCGCGCGCGGCCAGCTTGACCGGATCGAACTGGATCCGGATCGACGGCTTCTGCTGGCCGCCGATCGACACGGCGCCCACGCCGTCGATCTGGCTCAGGCTCTTGGTGAGGCGCGTTTCCACGTAATCGTCGATGGTGGTCAGCGGCAGGGTGTCCGAGGTCGCGCTGAGTAGCAGGATCGGCGCGTCGGCCGGATTGACCTTCTGGAAGGTGGGTGGCGAGGGCAGGTTGGCGGGCAGTTGCGCCGCGGCCGCGTCGATCGCGGCCTGCACGTCGTTGGCCGCGGCGTCGATGCTGCGGTCCAGCGCGAACTGCAGCACGATCGAGGTCGAACTGAGCGTGCTCTGCGAGGTCATCTGCACCACCGACGGAATCTTCGAGAACTGCGTCTCGAGCGGCTGCGCGAGCGTCGAGGCGACCGATTCCGGATCGGCGCCGGGCAGCACGGCCGACACCTGGATGGTCGGGAATTCGACCTGCGGCAGCGGCGCGACCGGCAGGTGCTGGTACGCGGCCAGGCCGGCGAACAGGATGCCGGCGGTCAGCAGGCAGGTGGCGACGGGGTAGCGGATGAACACCGCGAACAGGTTGGTACGCATCTCAGTCGGCACCCAGCGTGAGGCTGCCCGAGCCCGCATCGAGCGCATGGGGGACGTCGGCGGTGGTATCGGCGCGCAGCGGCGCGGCGGGCGGGGGCAGCAGTGTCGCCGCGACCCGCGCGCCGTCCTGCAGCCGGTACTGGCCCTGCACGACCACCCGCTCGCCCGACTTCAGCCCGCTGGCGATCACGGCATGGCCGAGCACGCGCGGCCCGAGCCGGACCGGGCGCGGCGCGACCGTATCGCCGGCGCCGATCACGTAGACGAAATGACCGTTCGGCCCTGTCTGGATCGCGTCGTCCGGCACCGCGAGCACGTCGCGCAGGGTGTCCACCACGGTGCGGATCATGACCGACTGCCCCGGCCAGAGCGCGCCGTCGGCATTGGCGAAGCTGCCTTTCAGGCGAATCACGCCGCTGTTGACGTCGACGCGGTTGCCGATCGTCTCCAGGTGGCCGCGCGACAGCACGCGGGTGCCGTCGGTGTTCAGCGCCACCACCTCCACCTTGCCGCCGCGCATGGCGGCCTGGATGTCGGGCAGCGCGTTCTGCGACTGCGCGTACATCACCGTGATGGGCGCGGTGGTGACCAGCGTGAGGATCGGCGTGTCGTTGGCGCGCACGATGTTGCCCTGGTCGGCGAGCCGGAAGCCGACGCGTCCCGAGATCGGCGCGCGTACCGTCGTGTAGTCCACCGACACGCGCGCGTTGGCCACCGCCGCGCGATCGCCGCGAACCTGCGCGACCAGCTCGTCCACGCGCGCGCGCTGTGCCTCGAGCGCCTGCGTGGAGGTCGCGTTGACCTCGGCGAGCCGCTCGTGGCGGGTCAGCTCGAGGCGCGCGTTGGCGAGCGTGGCCTGATCCTGCGCGAGGCGCGCCGCGGCCTGATCGGCCTGGGCCTGGAATGCGCGGCGGTCGATGTCCACCAGGGCGTCGCCCTCGCGCACCTGCTGCCCTTCCTTGAAATGGATCCCGGTGATCTGGCCGTCGACCTGGCTGCGCACCGTGACGTCGTAGAGCGGCGTCACCGTGCCGACCCCGGTCAGGTAGACCGGCACGTCCATCGCGCCGACCGTGGCCGCGGTCACGGGCACGGCGGGGGCGGCCTTGGCTGCCTGCGCATGCGCCGTGTCGGGCGAGCGGGCCAGCCATGCGAGCAGGCCGACCGCGATCAGCGATGTCGTTGTGAGGGCAAGCAGATGGCGGCGTGTGGCGAAAGACATGGGCGTGCGGTTGCTGAGGTCGACGGGAAAAGGATGCGCCGCGGCGCCTGGCGGCGTCGCGGCGAGGAAGGCGAGGGGGCGCGCGACGCGCTCGGCGCGAGCCGGCGTGTCGTGGCGCGGGCGATCATTGGCTCCAGCGCTCGGTGCTCGCGAAGAAATCGTCGATGCTGTGCTGTCCGCCCTCGGCCAGCGCACGCTCGTGGATGAACATCGAGACGGCCAGGTCCAGCACGCCCAGGCCGAACGGCGAGAAGATCACCGGCTTGCCGGGGTCGAGGCGCAGCGTGCCGAGGATATGCTGGCCGATCGTGCCCGAGACGAAATCGCGATGGCCGTAGCGCTGCTGCGCGAGATGGGGCGAGGTGTTGGCCTTCATGCAGTGCTCGACGTCGTCGAACACGTTGTTCGCGGCGAGCAGCGTGTCGGGCTCGAGATCTCGCAGCGACACGTTGAGTACCCGCTGCGATGCCGTGAAGCGATAGTCCGCCGGCACCCACGGCGCGCCCGCCGTGGTCGCCAGCACCACCAGCTCGGCGCCGAGCGCCTGCTCGGCGCTGCAGGTGCGCACCGGATAGACGTCGCGCGAGGAAAGGTTGCGGGCGAAGGCCTCGGCATGCTCGGGCGATTGGTCGTGGATGCCAACCTCGTCGAAATGCCAGCCGGCCGCCTTGAAGTATTCGAGGATGGTGCTCGCGATCACGCCGCCGCCGATCACGCCCAGGCTCGCCGCGCGTCGTTGAGCGGGGCCGAGCCGGGTCGCGGCGAGCACCGCCGACGCGGCGGTGCGCGCCGCGCTGATCTGCGAGGCCTCGAGGCAGGCGAACGGGTAGCCGGTCTCGTAGTCGTTGAGCACCACCACGGCCGAGGCGCGTTGCAGGTTCGCCTCGATGTTGCGTGGATAGCTGGCGATCCATTTGATGCCCGACACGAAGCGGGCGCGATCGACGTCCCGGATCGCCGCGGGCAAGGCGATGATGCGGGCTTCGGGCTTGTCGTCGAAGCGCAGGAAATAGCTGTCCGGGTTATTCGTGCCGCCGAGCTCGTGCAGCCGGTAGCCGTGTTCGACGATGTCGATGATGTCGCGTTTCGAAGTGGCGAGCAGCTCGGCGATGTAGCTGCCGCCGATCACGCTGAACGGGCGCGGCCGATTAGACAT contains:
- a CDS encoding efflux RND transporter permease subunit; amino-acid sequence: MRTNLFAVFIRYPVATCLLTAGILFAGLAAYQHLPVAPLPQVEFPTIQVSAVLPGADPESVASTLAQPLETQFSKIPSVVQMTSQSTLSSTSIVLQFALDRSIDAAANDVQAAIDAAAAQLPANLPSPPTFQKVNPADAPILLLSATSDTLPLTTIDDYVETRLTKSLSQIDGVGAVSIGGQQKPSIRIQFDPVKLAARGLSSEEVRHALAALSGVNPKGIFNGATRSYTIYTDGQLTQPAQWNEAIVAYRDGAPIRVRDIGRAVLGPEDNTLAAWIDGKRAVSVGIYKKPGANTVATVDQIRARLPELTASLPPSLKVRILADRTQTIRASLLDIELTLLLNVVLVVVVIYAFLGSARTTMIPAITVPVSLLGACALMWACGYSLDNISLMAMTIAVGFVVDDAIVMVENIARHVEHGEPPMRAALKGLDETSFTIASISISLVAVLLPLLLMGGIIGRMFREFAVTLSMTILVSAFVSLTLTPMMAAYMLRGGASDAERARRPSRFERAFARLARGYERALDVALTHRFLTLCLFFASVAASVLLYAGIPKGFFPQQDTGVITGVSEASQTISVEDMARHSAALAAIIRADPAVEHCQMAVGGSAYAGTTVNNGRWYITLKPRGQRDASADEVIRRLRPQFAKVAGVRMYLQAAQDLIIGARLARTQYQLTLQSADVGLLTGWSPRVLARLSDLPQLRDVASDQQVNGSALSIRIDRDQAARYGLTPQAIDGTLYDAFGSRQIGQYFTQLSTYKVVMEALPSLQRDPSTLDKMYLKSPSGEQVPLSAVARWTTDTTQPLSINHQAHFPSVTISFNLAPGVSLGEATAAIDTALAAMNLPPAIISAFQGTAQAFQSTLSTMPMLIVAALIVAYLVLGALYGSFVHPWTILSTLPSAGVGAIATLWLFKYDFNLIALIGVILLIGIVKKNGIMMVDFAIVATREQGMSSYEAIRNASLLRFRPIMMTTMTALFGALPLIIADGIGSELRRPLGYAMVGGLIVSQALTLFTTPVIYLYLDALSNRLAAWFRRRNAYSTQQPARQGITQD
- a CDS encoding efflux RND transporter periplasmic adaptor subunit → MSFATRRHLLALTTTSLIAVGLLAWLARSPDTAHAQAAKAAPAVPVTAATVGAMDVPVYLTGVGTVTPLYDVTVRSQVDGQITGIHFKEGQQVREGDALVDIDRRAFQAQADQAAARLAQDQATLANARLELTRHERLAEVNATSTQALEAQRARVDELVAQVRGDRAAVANARVSVDYTTVRAPISGRVGFRLADQGNIVRANDTPILTLVTTAPITVMYAQSQNALPDIQAAMRGGKVEVVALNTDGTRVLSRGHLETIGNRVDVNSGVIRLKGSFANADGALWPGQSVMIRTVVDTLRDVLAVPDDAIQTGPNGHFVYVIGAGDTVAPRPVRLGPRVLGHAVIASGLKSGERVVVQGQYRLQDGARVAATLLPPPAAPLRADTTADVPHALDAGSGSLTLGAD
- the sbnB gene encoding 2,3-diaminopropionate biosynthesis protein SbnB, with translation MSNRPRPFSVIGGSYIAELLATSKRDIIDIVEHGYRLHELGGTNNPDSYFLRFDDKPEARIIALPAAIRDVDRARFVSGIKWIASYPRNIEANLQRASAVVVLNDYETGYPFACLEASQISAARTAASAVLAATRLGPAQRRAASLGVIGGGVIASTILEYFKAAGWHFDEVGIHDQSPEHAEAFARNLSSRDVYPVRTCSAEQALGAELVVLATTAGAPWVPADYRFTASQRVLNVSLRDLEPDTLLAANNVFDDVEHCMKANTSPHLAQQRYGHRDFVSGTIGQHILGTLRLDPGKPVIFSPFGLGVLDLAVSMFIHERALAEGGQHSIDDFFASTERWSQ